AAATGATCTGGCTGTTTTACAGTTTCTctggaaaacaacaacaacaatgacgaagacgacgacaacaacaacagcaataaACACACAGGTGTAACTACCTCACTGTATACATCAACTAGACTTACAGGTGTAACTACCTCATCGTATGCATCAACTAGTCTTACAGGTGTAACTACCTCCCTGTATACATCAACTAGACTTACATGTGTAACTACCTCCTTGTATACATCAACTAGACTTACAGGTGTAACTACCTCCTAGTATACATCAACTAGACTTACAGGTGTAACTACCACCCTGTATACATCAACTAGACTTACAGGTGTAACTACCACCCTGTATACATCAACTAGACTTACAGGTGTAACTACCACCCTGTATACATCAACTAGACTTACAGGTGTAACTACCTCCTTGTATACATCAACTAGACTTACAGGTGTAACTACCTCCCTGTCTACATCAACTAGACTTACAGGTGTAACTACCTCCCTGTACACATCAACTAGACTTACAGGTGTAACTACCTCCTTGTATACATCAACTAGACTTACAGGTGTAACTACCTCCTTGTATACATCAACTAGACTTACAGGTGTAACTACCTCCTTGTATACATCAACTAGACTTACAGGTGTAACTACCACCCTGTATACATCAACTAGACTTACATGTGTAACTACCTCCTTGTATACATCAGCTAGACTCACAGGTGTAACTACCTCCCTGTATACATCAACTAGACCTACATGTGTAACTACCTCCTTGTATACATCAACTAGACTTACAGGTGTAACTACCTCCCTGTATACATCAACTAGACTTACAGGTGTAACTACCTCCTTGTATACATCAACTAGACTTATAGGTGTAACTACCTCCCTGTATACATCAACTAGACCTACATGTGTAACTACCTCCCTGTATACATCAACTAGACTTACAGGTGTAACTACCTCCCTGTATGCATCAACTAGACTTACAGGTGTAACTATCTCCTTGTATACATCAACTAGACTTACAGGTGTAACTACCTCCCTGTCTACATCAACTAGACTTACAGGTGTAACTACCACCCTGTATACATCAACTAGACTTACAGGTGTAACTACCTCCCTGTCTACATCAACTAGACTTACAGGTGTAACTACCTCCCTGTATACATCAACTAGACTTACAGGTGTAACTACCTCCCTGTATACATCAACTAGACTTACAGGTGTAACTACCTCCCTGTATGCATCAACTAGACTTACAGGTGTAACTATCTCCTTGTATACATCAACTAGACTTACAGGTGTAACTACCTCCCTGTCTACATCAACTAGACTTACAGGTGTAACTACCACCCTGTATACATCAACTAGACTTACAGGTGTAACTACCTCCCTGTATACATCAACTAGACTTACAGGTGTAACTACCACCCTGTATACATCAACTAGACTTACAGGTGTAACTACCACCCTGTATACATCAACTAGACTTACATGTGTAACTACCTCCCTGTATACATCAACTAGACTTACAGGTGTAACTACCTCCTTGTATACATCAACTAGACTTACAGGTGTAACTACCTCCTTGTATACATCAACTAGACTTACAGGTGTAACTACCTCCTTGTATACATCAACTAGACTTACAGGTGTAACTACCTCCCTGTATACATCAACTAGACTTACATGTGTAACTACCACCCTGTATACATCAACTAGACTTACAGGTGTAACTACCTCCCTGTATACATCAACTAGACTTACAGGTGTAACTACCTCCCTGTATACATCAACTAGACTTACAGTTGTAACTACCTCCTTGTATACATCAACTAGACTTACAGGTGTAACTACCTCCCTGTATACATCAACTAGACTTACAGGTGTAACTACCTCCCTGTCTACATCAACTAGACTTACAGGTGTAACTACCTCCCTGTATACATCAACTAGACCTACATGTGTCACTACCTCCCTGTATACATCAACTAGACCTACATGTGTAACTACCTCCCTGTATACATCAACTAGACTTACAGGTGTAACTACCTCCTTGTATACATCAACTAGACTTACAGGTGTAACTACCTCCTTGTATACATCAACTAGACTTACAGGTGTAACTACCTCACTGTAGGTACATCTGTATGTCTAGGTGGTGCATACAGTGAGGTAGGTACATCTGTATGTCTAGGTGGTGCATACAGTGAGGTAGGTACATCTGTATGTCTAGGTGGTGCATACAGTGAGGTAGTTACATCTGTATGTCTAGGTGGTGCATACAGTGAGGTAGGTACATCTGTATGTCTAGGTGGTGCATACAGTGAGGTAGGTACATCTGTATGTCTAGGTGGTGCATACAGTGAGGTAGGTACATCTGTATGTTTAGGTGGTGCATACAGTGAGGTAGTTACATCTGT
The nucleotide sequence above comes from Haliotis asinina isolate JCU_RB_2024 chromosome 5, JCU_Hal_asi_v2, whole genome shotgun sequence. Encoded proteins:
- the LOC137283847 gene encoding uncharacterized protein, which translates into the protein MYLQEVVTPVSLVDVYREVVTPVVTPISLVDVYKEVVTPHRTNVKVNGTTEMLASDIRPLY